A part of Gemmatimonas groenlandica genomic DNA contains:
- a CDS encoding type II toxin-antitoxin system Phd/YefM family antitoxin, producing MSKLRPSRDIQPVTEFRANAAQFIEQVQATGEPVILTQHGRSAAVLLDVESYEGMLDELALLRDVRQAEQQVAAGKTVTHAAVAKRLRARLGR from the coding sequence ATGTCGAAGCTCAGGCCGAGTCGTGATATCCAGCCGGTGACGGAGTTTCGCGCCAATGCCGCGCAGTTCATCGAGCAGGTGCAGGCGACTGGCGAACCCGTGATTCTTACCCAGCACGGCCGGAGCGCCGCCGTGCTCCTCGATGTCGAGTCGTACGAGGGAATGCTCGACGAGCTGGCGCTGTTGCGCGACGTACGCCAGGCCGAACAGCAGGTGGCGGCCGGAAAGACGGTGACGCACGCGGCGGTTGCTAAGCGGCTTCG